AGAAAGATCCTTAATAAATTATACGACGCAGGTTTAACTTCATATAAAAGATCCAAGGATCTTGAAACCAACTTTGAAATTTATAATTGGAAATTTAACCAGAAAAAAGTAAATGATATAATTAGCGATAAACACGAAGATTTATTGAAAGAAATTGAAAGATCACTGAAATACGAAAAAGATAATATGTTCTTTGGATGCAAGCCCAATGGTCACAGATACATTTATGAAAATGCTTCAAAATGCAACTTCGTATGTCCACAATGTGGTAAATCACTTGAATATCAAGACAATACTTTAATAATAGGGGATTTATTAAATAAAAAGGCCAAATATGAATCTATGAGTAAATCAAAAATAGAAAACTTACCTTACATACATTAAATTAATTTCTAAAACTATATATTTTTGCTACGCATTGAAGCTAGTCTTGACGTTATAATGGTTTTTGCCATTAAAAGATCCCCATCCCCATCTTTATCTGTAGATTTTTCTAATTTAGCTTGAATCTGGTTGAGTAAAGATTCTAATTCATCAGGTTTACAGTTATTCACTTGCTTTAATATTTCTTCTGAAGTTTTTTCTTTTCCTTTAGATTTTCTGAAATTCATTAAGCGACGTCCTTAAGTTTGAATAGGAGGTGGTCGAAGCCCATTTTAAATTTTTTTTGGAACTTCGACAATTCATTTGATATTAATAAAAGTTTTAGAACAGATTTCGAAGTCCAATAAAACCTATTCCATATTATATATCTTGATATAACAAACATATAAATTTAATCATTTTAGAATAGAATTAAAGGACCATAACAAATCTATGATTTTTTTTAGCCCATATTTAACTAATAAGTTAAAATTAGAATAAAATATAATCAATTGGACTATCCTAAATTAAACAGCAGTCCTATTAAATAACGCTACATTGAGTAAAGCCATGTCTTTATAGAAAAGCATGTTGTGGGTCATGATCAGTAATTGATACAAAGCATTAAAAAAGTAAGTATAGATATCAAACATCATTATCGTAAATAATTTAAAAGAAGAGAACATAAAAATTAAAAAAAAAAGTTAATTTGTTTTTATTTTCTTTGTCAGAAATGTTATTTCTCATATGGAATTTATTAGGATATTTGATATTTAAAATTCACCTCTTTTTATTTTAATAACAACTATTAAGGTTTAAAATACCTTTTTTTCCTCTACGAAATAGATTTCAGGCTTACCAATAACTCCACCTGCTTGCATTCGGTCATGTAACTCGTCAGATTCCGCGAATTTTTTAGCATGTTCAAGATTTTCAAATTCAGTAGTAACAATGATCCTATTAGGATCATCAATATCTCTAAGAATACTAGCAGATATTGCCCCATTGGCCTTAAGTAGAGGTATATCTTCCATAATTGTAGGTTCCCATTTATCATAATCTTTGACTTTAGCAATTAAAACTGCAAGACCCATTGTAATCACCTCAAAATTTTTCTTCAGAACGGTGTTCTTTCAATCTCATCCAAGTAATAGACTGCTGGTTGACCAATCACGCCTGCTTTTTGCATTGCAAGTTTCAATTCTTCAGATTCAGCAAAACCTTTAGCCTTTTCCATATTTTCCCACATAGTTATTACAACCATATGTTTAGGATCATTAGAATTATTAAAGACAAATGCGCCCTTAGAACCGTATGCTTTTCGCATAGCACCAAACTCGTCATATAAAGACTTCCATTTATCATAATCCTCTACTTTATGCATAACCAAAACATAAGTCATTTCTAACACCCCTAGTTCCATTTTATTTTTTTTAAATTTATTTATATAAATTACTCAATCTGATTTAATAACAAATACTAAAAAATTTATATTATTGGTAAATAATGAGTTATAATCTAATGTTACGTCTCTAAATTATCCTCCTGTCATTAAGCTAACAAGACCACCTATTATAAGTAATATTGCTGCTATCCATGCGTATATATAGATAAACGCTGGAATTAATACTATGACGATTGCAATAACTATACCAAGCACCAACATCGCTCCACCACTCAATTGCACATTTTCCATTTCACATCATCTTCATAATTTTTTATTCTATTACACCTAATTTCACTAAAAGAAAAAAAATCAATATATTTTTTAGTATAAAAGATAATGATATGGAAAGTCCCCTGAACACTTAGAACGAATATTTACAATACTTAACTAAGTGAAGAGTATGAAGGAAGTGAAATAAGACTTGCAATTGCCCCTAAAATTTGTTCATAAATAAAAGAAACCCAATATTTGCTCATAAATTTAAAAAAAAATAAAAACCAAATTGGCATATAGTTTGTCATTTTTACTTGAAGAAAGGTATAAAAATTATTCCTCTTCATTTAGGCGAGAATAAGTATAACTAATCATATTTGCCATGGGATAACTTATAATATTTTCATTATCTACTGCAACTTTGATAAGATTATTTTTTCGTTTATTTCAATACCAATAACAATGTTATCATTAAATTTCCCACTTCTTTTCAATAATAATTCAGACTGATCCATATATGAAATTAAAACCCAATCTACAAACATTTCTTAACATACCCTGATACTTTTATGTAACTATCTTCTTAATTTATTTTTACACGTATCGGAATTCATCATTTACTAGGGATGTTCTTGGGATTATATTTTTTTATAACATTATTAATTTCATTCGATCCTATTTAAAAAAAATAATTCAATATATAATCTATAATTTAATTTTGTTTTATCATTCAACTTCCCAAATAAATATGTTTTCCTGCTGTTTTGCCCTTTTTAGCTAATTGTTGTTTTTCAAGTAGTCTTTTTTGTTTTTTCCTGTGATTATATACTTTGTTATGGATTAACATTTTTTTTCTCCCTTAATTTTTTTTATGTAACTACTAGAATAAATTTTTGACTCCTATTCCTATAAAAAATAAGCCTGAGTAAGGATTGTTGTTATTTAATTGTTCAAATTTATCATACTTTCCAACTATTTTTTTATCACATTTATTAATATGTTCTATATAATCACATTATATATCAAAACACTTGGATAAGATGATATAACAACGATCTCCATCCATTCCAAAGGTTTCAAGGTGGATATACCATCCATTGATCTTGTATTTATCCAGTTCATCATAAAATTTTTCTTTGTCTGTTGTTTCTAATATTTTCCATTGCATAAATTTTCCTCAATTTAATTTTTTATAGGATTTATTAATTTTTAATTGAAATCAACTTCAACAAAATTATTATTCGTTCATTAAATAAATTTCACTCTTCCATTCAAGGAGATTGGAATATATGTATTGAGCGCTGTCTGCTGGACCCTAATTAACTTTTTACATCATCATGAGGTCACTAGTTATTTTTTTAGTTTGACTTGACCAATTCTTCATATATTTTTATTATTTTTATCCATTAAATTCCATGTAATGTTTCCACAATTGCATTTAACTGCTTCTGCACGGGGGCCGTTGATAACCAAGTGTATAAAAGTACCGCATTTATCACATTGGAAAATTGAAAAAAGGTCTTGGAATGTTTCAACAACTGGTTTGAAGTCTTCGAGCGTGAAATCAGCCCCTTCATTAAAATGTACTGCAGGATTTACAACCCATCTTTCTGAATTTATTTTTTCGAATACTATCTTTGAAAACTCATCAATCTCTGTTAATCTATAAACTTCCTCACTATTTCCCCAAGAATTGGCGGCGGTTTTAGCATGTTTAAGTTGGCTTTTATATTCAGACATTGCTCCACTTAACAAATCACCCAACTCATACTGGCCATTAAATTTGAACCTCACAGGGGCTTGTAATGATGCGCAAACTTGGCTGAAATATTCTTCTGAACCTCTTCTGAGTTTGGCAGCAGCTGAAGGTATGTCATTTCTATCAAGATCATCTTCTATTACTTCCCATATATCTCCTAATATATTCATTGAGGGACCGTTTTCAATAGTCCAGTTGGAGAATTCAATCCTATTTTTGGATGTGATAACACCTTCTGATTGCAGTTGCCTGGCCCATGTCTGGTCATGGGTGGTAATAAAGAATTGTCTTCCCTTGAAGAAATTAGCTAGAAGATTGCAGATTTCTCGTCTGTGTGGTGCATCAACACTCATCATCACATCATCTAAGATTATGAGATCAATAAATCCTTGTGTGAGTCTTTCTGCAAGTGCAAGATACAAGCAGATACCCATACTATCCTGATGTCCTTCACTGTGAAGTGCATGTGGAGGATTTACTCCTCTACCATGAAAATCAACCTTAAAATCAACTCCTGCACCTTCTGAAACTAAAAGTGCATTAAACTCCATTTCATCAAATCCATGAAGTTGCCTGTAAAGTTCAACAAAACGATCTTTAATCTCAGCGAATAAATTATTTAAAATGGAATTTCTAGATTCTAAAAAAGTGTTTAAAAGAATTTCCCCTTTTTTATATGATTCAAATGATTTTAAACAATCATTTGTTGACTTTTCATAATTTTTGAGGTTCTCCTCGAGCTTAGTTAAATTATCCCAAGCAGTTTGTTCATCAGATGGCTCTGGAGAAATTTCAACAGTAGCAGAATAAATATTATCTAAAATAACCTCTATATTTACTGGTGCTAGAATAACCTCTATTAAATGACTATTAAATTGGGGATCAGGATAGTTATCATCCTCAAGAACTGATAAAAGTATTTCTAAATCATTAATCCAATTCTTCAATATGTTTATTTCTTCCTTTAATTCTAATATTTCAGCTGATTTTATTATTTCATTCAAACTTGCAAGTACATTATTAACTTCTAGGATTAAATCATTTGATAATTTAATCATTCTATCCAAATTTTCTGCTGCATATGTTAGAACTTCTATCTTATTTTTTAAATGATCTTTAAGATTATCGGTTTCCCATGGAGTATCACAAAGTGGACAGCTACCTTCAGGACCTAATAAATCCAATCCTAATCTTGTGAGTCTAAGATGATCTAATGCATCGCCCATATTTAGGTCAGAAGATATTTCAGCCTTTAAGTCACGCAATTCAAGGTCAATATTACGTATATTCTCTTTATTTTTAGTGGATTTTATGTTCTGAAATTTATCAATATCATTTTTTAATAAGCGAGTGTTTATTCCCATATCTGAGGGTAAACTTTGAGGTTCTAGATTTTCTTTTAATTTATCTGATTTAAGTTCTTCTATGGGTGTTCCGCCTAAAATTTTCCTTTTTAGATTTACAAAATCAAGTATTTTATCCTCATCAAAGTTGATTATTCCAACATTAGAATTAATAGCTGCAGATATGGTATTCTGGGAACTTTTAGATGCCTGATAATTACTTTTTAGAGTATTTTTGACTTTTAATAGTTTCGTACGTGTTTCTTCAACATCTGTAATCTTAAGAAGAGATTGTATCTGCTTACCACGTGTACCAGAGTCGGCATTGACGTAGTTAAGTATTTCGCGCCGGGTTAAAACATGCTGACCTCTACTAGCCAATTCTAAAACAGGGTTTATCACCTCTTTGACAGAATCATCACATATCAATTCATTAGGTCTATCAAGGTTTCGTTTAATTTCAATCGGTTCTTCAACACCATGAATCTTAACCAATGCTTTAACATCCGTATCTTGGGCAGAATAATCTATATGGTGGCCATGTTTTTTTAATGTAATACCCTTGGTTCCCTTACCGGTCATACGGGATATCTGTCCGGTTAGTAGAAAATCAAGTGCATCCACTACAGCACTTTTGCCGGATCCATTAGGACCGTAGATCAAGAAATTTTTACCTTCTGGCTTAATTGAAAGGTTTCTAATCCCTCTGAAATTATGAATCTCAAGCTCTAAAAGTTTCATAAAAAAACAACACCTAACCCGTTAAAAGTTCAATAATGTCGTTAGGATTTATTATCTCTTCTTTAACCATGGATTCTATCTTTTCAACCGTTTCCAAGTTAAAATCTGGATTATCCTTAAGTTTCTTTAAGGTTTCTGCCCAAATATCCTCTAAAACAGTTTTTGGAACCTTTAAACTTTCTTCTATAATATAAACCCCCATTATATTTAGAAATAAATAAAAAATAAATCCCAATTATACAAATTGTTATGATGCAACTTTCTAATAAATTTTATTATATTTTAAATATTCTAAAAATGCTATTTATTAACTTCACTTTTTGTTAGGGGGATGTGGAAATATTAAATCATTCAAATTTATTTTTTTTACATAATTTAATTAACTAGATTACCTCAAAGATGAATTGGTGTTGTTATAATCCTAAGAAAGCGACTAAAAAGAATCCTATGTATATTTTGTCTTTAAACTAATAAAAAAAAGGCATTTTTATGATATGTAAAAGTTTAGTAGATATCAGTAGGTTATTCTTTATAATCTTCTATTATTTAGATACTATAATTTTTCTACCAATTCTTTATTTTTTGCGCATTATTACTTTAAGCCAACATGGGGGTGCATGATCTATATAGATAAGCTCGATTTGAAATTTTATATAGTAATGAATTTTTAATAAATTTTTAACAAGGTATAAATACGATTATTTCAAATTAAATTCGAGTTGATAAGAATGGTAGTGGTTAGTCCCGATGTATTTTTAAATAGTGATGCTTTTCTATTTTTGATCCTTATTATCCTGTTGCTTCAATTGAGGGAGAGAAAAGTTTCTATGGCGCGGCTTTTGATAATGCCGATTATTATGACTATATTATCAATACCCTTCTTTAGTGTTACAGCAAGTTCGGGCTGGTTTGGATTTTCTCTTGTAATTCTTGGTCTTTTGGTTGGCTTGATATTGGGAGTGTTTTTGGGTTCATTGATGGAAGTAAAACTCCGGGAGGAAGATGGGAAAATTGTTATGAAAGGTTCGATTCTGGTTGTTTTATTATGGGGTATCATAATCCTCATCAAGATTCTGAGCAAGAATTACCTCAGTGAAAACCATATCTTAGGTCTGGACATTCTAACCTCGATTTTCCTTGCAATAACTCTTGGAACCATGATCAGCCGTCGTTTAATCATATATCAGAGATACCTTAAAAAGAATAAATTCAACTCCCAAACATAAATTCTAATGAAATGATTACCACTTTAAGTCCATTTCAGATATATTAATCATGAAAATATTTTATTACATTTTTTTTTATAATTCTTTATAATTTGAGAATTATGCAGGGCAACACATCTGCATGATTTGGTTAGTATCCCATTATATGATCATAATTTTAGATAATAAATTAATATAATTAGTACAATTTAAAAATAAAAGAAGGAAATAGAATTATTTAGAAATTCAGATGAGATTCAAAGATGTTAAAATGGTATTGTACGCAGTTTGAGTCGATTTACACCTGCTTCACTTACTAATCCTCTGTAATGTAAAAATAGGATTCCTCTAATAAATGACATTCTTTCTCATTCTCTTAAATCATGGTTATTATTTTTTCTATTCCTTTAAGTGTAATATTGGCTTCAAAGTCGGCACCGAAAAATTCTTTAAATTCTACATATCCTTCTCTTTTTAAATATTTAATATCCATCAATAATTCATTATATTCAATATCTACTAATAATTTTAAGTCATCGCTACTTATTGGATTTTCGGGTTCTTGTTTCTCAATTTCGTATAGAATTTTACATATACAATAATTGAAGTTTGATAGTTCCATAGACATCTGAAAATATCTTAATAGTTTCAATTAGGTATAGTGAAGGAGAATGTTGTTCCTTTCCCCAGTTCTGATTCAGCCCATATTTTTCCGTGGTGTTTTTGTAATATTCTTTGTGAAATTGCTAAACCTATGCCTGTTCCATCATATTCTTCCCTTGAATGTAAGCGTTGAAATATTGTGAATATCTTTTCTAAGTGTTTTTTGTCTATCCCAATTCCATTATCTTTTATTGCAAAAATATAGTCATCATCTACATTTTCTGCTGATATGTGTATCTTTGGGGTTTCTTTACTATGGTATTTGATAGCATTACCTATGATATTCTGGAATAATTGGATCATCATTTGTTCATTAGCATAGATTATAGGTAATGGATCGTGGTTTATGAGGGCATTATTTTCATCAATTAAGGGTTTTAAGTTTTGTTGGACTGTTTCTAATATTTTATCGCTCTGTAAATATTCAAATTTTCTTTCAGTGCTTCCGATACGTGAATATTCTAAAAGGTCATTGATCATGATGTTCATACGTTTTGCTCCTTCAACAGCAAAATCTATGAAATCATTAGCATCTTCGTCTAGATCAGCTGCATATCTCTTTTGTAGAAGCTGAAGAAAACTTGTGATCATACGTAGAGGTTCTTTCAAGTCGTGGGAGGATACATAAGCGAATTGTTCAAGTTCTCTGTTAGAATTTTTTAAATTCTCAACTAGTTTTTCTAATTTGATTTCACCCTTTTCATAATCATCAATTTCAACATTTAATATTTTATTAATTTTTTCATTACGAATACGTAAGGTAGTTTCAGCCTTTTTTTGTTTAGTTATGTCTGTAAGTCCTATTCTAAATTCTTTGAAATTTCCATTTTCATCTAAGACTTTTATTGTTTCTAGATGTGCGTAAAATGAGTTGCCATCATTTGTTAAGAGTTTAAGTTCGGCGGTTTCTTTATTTCCGGTTTCCTGAGCTTTATTAATATGATGATGGAATTTGTTTCGATTATCAGGATCAATAAATTGAATAAACGCTCTATTGAAAAGGTTGAGCCTTCCAACTTTTAAAAGTGATGCACCTGCAAGATTAACATCGGATATAATACTTCTTTTATCGAGAGTAAAATATCCCATAGGTGCATAATTGTAGAGATCAAAATATTTGTGTCGTGAATTTTCTAACTTTAACTGAGCTTCTCTGAGTTCTTCATTCTGGAGCTCTAATTCAATCTGATGAACATTTAACTCATAGATAAGTTCATCAAGATCCCATACTTATCATTTGGATTATTTTCCCTATTTTTAAATAATTCCTCAGCTTTTTCACAAAATTTACTATATTTTACTTTCTCAGAATCCATCAGCCAAACCTCAACTGAAATAAATAATATCCGAACTCGTTAATTACCATATACTAATAACTACTTAAAAATATATGTAAAAAAAGAAAAGCAATATTACATGATTAATCGCTTGCTCGTTAGTTTGTTGGATGTTGTTTGTTATCCTAACTAAATTTTTAGTTACAACAATCTCAGAACAAAAAAAATCGATTCATTCTTTATCCAGAATCTGAAGATTCAGATAAATAATTTATTAATCTATTTCTAGAGAGCTACTCTTCCTTTAAAAATTCTATTGAACAAATTATATTTTCCCTGTATAATGAATAATTGTGTACTTTGTCCCAATTAAATAGGCCCTAAATCACTTATTATTCAGTTTGCCAATTTTTTATACAATCTCCAACGTTTATGCAAACGTTAATTTCACCGATTTCTAGTTCTGTTTTCATGAAAGCATCCCTTGCGGGATTTGAGATGTTGGCTGCTTTGATGATGATTCCTCTACTTTTCAATTCTTTGATGAGTTCATCTAACATTTCAATACCAGATATATCAATAAATGATGTGGACTCCAAATCTAATACAAGGAGTTTAGTATCCCTATATTCATGATCTAATAGATTAACTATTTTGTTTTTAATATTATCTGCATGTAAGAATATTTGAGACCCATCTAACTTAATAATGAGCACTTCTGGAATTTGGATGCTTTTAGGGTGGCTTTTTATGTCTTTATAGTTATCTGTACATGGAACTTGGCCTAATATAGATATATGTGGTTTTTTTATATTGTTAATGAGCACCAAAATGGATAATATAATGCCGATTATTAATCCTTGTATAGTTCCAAAAATAAGAACGGATAATAAAGTTAAAATGGCAATGGCAAACTCTACGTGACTAAAATTATATATAAATCGGAAATGGGGAATATCAAAGAGTCCTCTTATTGCAAAAATTACTATGGCTGCCAGTATGGTCTCTGGTAGATTGAAAAATAAACTTGTAAAGAAAACTAAAACTACCAAAATGAATAATCCGGATATTCCTCCCGCAAGCGGAGTTTTAGCTCCGCTCTCATTGTTTACTGCGGTTCTAGAGACGCTCCCTCCAACGGGAAATCCATGGAACAGACCTACAGCAACATTAGATGCTCCTAAAGCTAACAATTCTCTATTGGCATCAATTTTGTACCGATTTTTTATAGCGTAGTTAGTAGCTACACCATAACCCTCACTGTAACTTAAAATAAAAACTGCCACTGCTAAAATTATAAGTGTATTGAAATCAATTAAACTTGTTTCTGGAAAAACAAGTGTAGGTAATCCTTGAGGTATTGTTCCCACCACCTTAATCCCTAAATTAGTCAGATTGGGGACTGTTAGGAGTATTATTGATCCTAATACTAATATTAGGGTGTTGGGTAGTTTTGGAAACATTTTCGTTGCAATAATTAAAAATAAGAGCCCTCCCACTCCAACGACCAATGTGGCAAGGTTGGTTTGATCAATATGCAATATCAAATATGAGATACGCTGGAAAAAATTACCAGAAGCTCCACTTATCCCAAATAGTATAGGTAACTGCCCTGATGCGATAAATAAAGCTAAACCTGCTACAAAACCAATCAAAACAGTTTTTGATATATATCTAATAATAAATCCCAAATGTAACATCCAGGAGATGATGGCAAAAACACCAACCATAACTGCTAATAAAGATGTAATAAGAGCATATTGTCCAGCATTTACTATCAAAAGTGACCCTAATGTGGAGCCGATCAATATGGAAAGAGCGGAGGTAGGTCCCATTGATAATTGACGCGAAGTTCCAAAAATAACATAAACTAATAAACCAATCATTGCTGAATACAAACCTGCTTCAGGAGGTAAACCAGCTAAAGATGCATATGCAATGGCTTCAGGAATGGTGAAAGCAACTACTGTAATACCAGCTAAAATATCAGGACGAAGCCAATTCTTATTATAAGATCTTGCCCATTCTACTACTGGAAAGATAGATAAAATATTAAACATGCGGTTTCTTATTTGTAATTAGAAACAATAAAATATTGGGTATAATGGTGGATACTTTAAAATTAAAAAAGATGAATCTAACTTAATGATATGAAAAATTAATATATCAAAGCACGAATTAAGTAGAATAGTTTTCTGGGTTCATTCTTATGTAAACAATTAAAAATAAATTAGATTAAGAAAAATAGAATCATAATATATTCATAATATTATCACTATTTTATTTCTTTATATTGTTATTTTTCCTGTAATACTTCATTATTTCAATTTCTTCGTCTAAAAGAGACTTTTTATTACCTTTTTCGTG
This sequence is a window from Methanobacterium sp. SMA-27. Protein-coding genes within it:
- a CDS encoding transcription factor; amino-acid sequence: MLKDSQVQELLMDITDDEKNCVTIIKCLLNGKTSDAAIAEETEIKLNTIRKILNKLYDAGLTSYKRSKDLETNFEIYNWKFNQKKVNDIISDKHEDLLKEIERSLKYEKDNMFFGCKPNGHRYIYENASKCNFVCPQCGKSLEYQDNTLIIGDLLNKKAKYESMSKSKIENLPYIH
- a CDS encoding antibiotic biosynthesis monooxygenase gives rise to the protein MGLAVLIAKVKDYDKWEPTIMEDIPLLKANGAISASILRDIDDPNRIIVTTEFENLEHAKKFAESDELHDRMQAGGVIGKPEIYFVEEKKVF
- a CDS encoding AAA family ATPase — encoded protein: MKLLELEIHNFRGIRNLSIKPEGKNFLIYGPNGSGKSAVVDALDFLLTGQISRMTGKGTKGITLKKHGHHIDYSAQDTDVKALVKIHGVEEPIEIKRNLDRPNELICDDSVKEVINPVLELASRGQHVLTRREILNYVNADSGTRGKQIQSLLKITDVEETRTKLLKVKNTLKSNYQASKSSQNTISAAINSNVGIINFDEDKILDFVNLKRKILGGTPIEELKSDKLKENLEPQSLPSDMGINTRLLKNDIDKFQNIKSTKNKENIRNIDLELRDLKAEISSDLNMGDALDHLRLTRLGLDLLGPEGSCPLCDTPWETDNLKDHLKNKIEVLTYAAENLDRMIKLSNDLILEVNNVLASLNEIIKSAEILELKEEINILKNWINDLEILLSVLEDDNYPDPQFNSHLIEVILAPVNIEVILDNIYSATVEISPEPSDEQTAWDNLTKLEENLKNYEKSTNDCLKSFESYKKGEILLNTFLESRNSILNNLFAEIKDRFVELYRQLHGFDEMEFNALLVSEGAGVDFKVDFHGRGVNPPHALHSEGHQDSMGICLYLALAERLTQGFIDLIILDDVMMSVDAPHRREICNLLANFFKGRQFFITTHDQTWARQLQSEGVITSKNRIEFSNWTIENGPSMNILGDIWEVIEDDLDRNDIPSAAAKLRRGSEEYFSQVCASLQAPVRFKFNGQYELGDLLSGAMSEYKSQLKHAKTAANSWGNSEEVYRLTEIDEFSKIVFEKINSERWVVNPAVHFNEGADFTLEDFKPVVETFQDLFSIFQCDKCGTFIHLVINGPRAEAVKCNCGNITWNLMDKNNKNI
- a CDS encoding CcdC protein domain-containing protein; the encoded protein is MARLLIMPIIMTILSIPFFSVTASSGWFGFSLVILGLLVGLILGVFLGSLMEVKLREEDGKIVMKGSILVVLLWGIIILIKILSKNYLSENHILGLDILTSIFLAITLGTMISRRLIIYQRYLKKNKFNSQT
- a CDS encoding ATP-binding protein, with protein sequence MYELNVHQIELELQNEELREAQLKLENSRHKYFDLYNYAPMGYFTLDKRSIISDVNLAGASLLKVGRLNLFNRAFIQFIDPDNRNKFHHHINKAQETGNKETAELKLLTNDGNSFYAHLETIKVLDENGNFKEFRIGLTDITKQKKAETTLRIRNEKINKILNVEIDDYEKGEIKLEKLVENLKNSNRELEQFAYVSSHDLKEPLRMITSFLQLLQKRYAADLDEDANDFIDFAVEGAKRMNIMINDLLEYSRIGSTERKFEYLQSDKILETVQQNLKPLIDENNALINHDPLPIIYANEQMMIQLFQNIIGNAIKYHSKETPKIHISAENVDDDYIFAIKDNGIGIDKKHLEKIFTIFQRLHSREEYDGTGIGLAISQRILQKHHGKIWAESELGKGTTFSFTIPN
- a CDS encoding SulP family inorganic anion transporter, which gives rise to MFNILSIFPVVEWARSYNKNWLRPDILAGITVVAFTIPEAIAYASLAGLPPEAGLYSAMIGLLVYVIFGTSRQLSMGPTSALSILIGSTLGSLLIVNAGQYALITSLLAVMVGVFAIISWMLHLGFIIRYISKTVLIGFVAGLALFIASGQLPILFGISGASGNFFQRISYLILHIDQTNLATLVVGVGGLLFLIIATKMFPKLPNTLILVLGSIILLTVPNLTNLGIKVVGTIPQGLPTLVFPETSLIDFNTLIILAVAVFILSYSEGYGVATNYAIKNRYKIDANRELLALGASNVAVGLFHGFPVGGSVSRTAVNNESGAKTPLAGGISGLFILVVLVFFTSLFFNLPETILAAIVIFAIRGLFDIPHFRFIYNFSHVEFAIAILTLLSVLIFGTIQGLIIGIILSILVLINNIKKPHISILGQVPCTDNYKDIKSHPKSIQIPEVLIIKLDGSQIFLHADNIKNKIVNLLDHEYRDTKLLVLDLESTSFIDISGIEMLDELIKELKSRGIIIKAANISNPARDAFMKTELEIGEINVCINVGDCIKNWQTE